A window of Arcobacter acticola genomic DNA:
GAACTATGCTTTAAAACCTCTTGCTGTTCTTGATTTAGTTCTATAAATGAATCCCATGAGCCACAATTTGGACATTTTCCAAGCCATTTTGTAGCTTGTTCTCCACAGTGTTGACACTCAAAAAGTGATGTTTTTTTCTTTGCCATAATAAAACCTTTTAAATATATGAAGAAATTATAATCAAATTTTTTATATGCTTTCTAAAATATGACATTTTGTAATGTAAAAAACTATACAATCTTTTATGAAAAAAATAAAATTATTTACAGATTCAAGTGTAAATCCCCAAGAAAAAATAGGTTTCGCTGCTTTTCTACTTTTAGATAATGAAAATATTTTTTTAGATGAGATGAAAAAAAATATAAAAACAAAAAGATTTGAGGATACAAGTTCAACTAAACTTGAACTTCAAACATTACTTTGGGCTTTAGATGAAATAGAAAATGACTCAAATACACTTATAGAAATTTATACTGATTGTCAAAATATAATAGGCTTAGAAAATAGAAGAAAAAAATTAGAATTAAATGATTATATATCATCAAAAGGAAAATTGATAAATAATCATGATTTATATAAATTTTTTTTTAAAGCACTTGATAATTTAAATCTAGTTTTTATTAAAGTTAAAGGGCATAAAAAAAGTAGCTTAAAAGATGAGATTGATGATATCTTTAATCTTGTGGATAAAGCTTCAAGAAATGCTCTAAGAGAAGAGTTAGCAAATCTAAAATAGATAAGCTAAACTTACTCCTCCCCAATTTTCATACTCGCTTTTATTATTTATTGATACAAATTTAGAGGTTTTATAAGTAAAAGATAAAACAAGGTTGTCAAAATATGTATCATAAGATATTACTTGAACAATAGTATCTTTTAACTTATTTAATCCATAAGATTTATCATAATTAGTAATATAGAAGTAGTCTGTATATGAGTATCCTAATCCATAAGATACAGACCATCCAAAGCTTTTATTTGATTTTGAATCAAGATTTAAAAGTTTGTTTTCATTAGCTCCAATAACTTTTCCAATTGTATTGAAGTTATTTGGATAATTATTTCCATATCTAATTGTTGAACCTGCCATTAATGCTCTATTATAATTTCCCACATCAACTCTAAAGTTGTTTATAATATCCATTTTTCCATAAGAGAATTCGTGTTTAAAAGCTTTGTATCCATAAGAATAAGAGAAGTTATATAAGAAATCATTCTCTAATTGATTGTTCCAACCTTTTGATTCATTGTTTCCTGTTATGTTGTGATATACCTTTTGAAAATTTTCTGCAGCTGAACTAGGTCCTATCATTCCTAAAGTCACCATATATTGATGAAAAAAATCCTCTTCCCATTTATATAAAATAAAATCTACAGTCACTACTCCAGCATAAGGTAGGTCATTTATAATTTTATTAGTATTCTTTATGTCATCAGGAGTAAATGTAAGATGAGATAAAGTCATTCCTAATGTTTGATATTTTGTATCATTGTTAAATGTAGGAATTTTTGATACTAAGTTAAAAAAACTATTATCATACTTATCTAAGTTATTTGTATCTTTGTTACTAAGATAAGTAAAAGCAGCACCATTTGTATAATGTTTGTCTTCACCATTTACAACATCATTTTCAATAAACCCTGAGATTACCTCTGCATTTAGACTTAAAGATAAAAGACATAATGGCATAATTTTTAAAAATAATTTCATTATCAATCCTTTTATTGTATTATTCTAAAATTATATAATAATAAATTGGGAAAAAAATAAAATGATAATATATATTCACGGATTTGCAAGTTCAGGATTTGGTTCAAAAGCAGAAAAATTTAAAGAGTATTTTGAGGACGAAATAATAACAATTTCTCTTCCAACTATTCCAAATTTAGCAATAAATACACTAGAGCAATTAATTGAAGCTTTTGTTAGTATAGATGAAGAGGTTAATTTAATAGGTTCTTCATTAGGTGGTTTTTATGCCTTGTATCTAGCAAATAAATATGATTTAAAAGCAGTTTTAATAAACCCAGCTGTAAATCCATGGGGAACACTTGATAGATATGAAGGTGTTGATTTTGTTACAAATTATTATGATGGTTCAAGATTTGAGTTTAATGCAAATCATATAAAATCATTAAAAAACTATGAAGTAGATTTTATTAAAACACCTGAAAATTTTATTACACTTTTACAAGAAGATGATGAGGTTTTAGATTTTAGTGAAGCCGCTCAAAAGTTAGAAGATACAGAATTAATAATAGAAGAGGGTGGAAGTCACTCATTTGAGGATATTGAGAGATATTTTAGAAAAATTAGTACATTTTTTAGATAAGTAAAATATACTAAAATATATACAGCTAAAAGAAAACTATTGATTTTCTTTTAGTGAGTTTATTTGGTAGTGTAAAAATAACTGTGTAAATTCAGAAATATCAATTTATTAGATAGAATAAAATATCTATTTAATGAATTGTTTAATTCAAGGATTTACAAATGAATATATTAAATAAAGAAGAATTAAGAAGACAAATTAGAGAAGGGAAAGAGATATCATTAGATGGTATTTTAGATGAATTTAAATCCCTTCTTAGAGAATCATTACAAACTGCAAGTGAAGAAGAACTAACCTCCCATCTTGGTTATGATAAACATCAAGAGTCTGATAATCCAAATTATCGTAATGGACATAATAAGAAATCATTAAAAACAAAATATGGTCAAGTAGATGTTTCAATACCAAGAGATAGAGATGGAACATTTGAACCTAAATTAGTTCCTAAACGAGAAAGACTTTTAAAAGGTAGTGAAGATTTAATACTTTCACTTTATGCAAAAGGAATGAGTGTAAGAGATATTCAATCACACTTAGATGATTTATACGGCTATGAGCTATCAGAACAAACAATTTCAAATATTACTAGTGCTATTTTAGATAAGGCAAAAGAGTGGCAAAATAGACCTCTAGAATCAATTTACCCAATTATCTTTATGGATGCCACAGTATTAAAAATAAGAGTTGATAGAGCAGTAAAAAATATAGCTGCATATATAATGCTAGGAATTACACTTGATGGTAAAAAAGATATTATAGGGATTTGGATAGGTGAAAATGAAACTTCTAAATATTGGCTAACACTTTTAAATGAATTAAAAAATAGAGGTGTAGAAGATGTGCTTATCTTTGCAATAGATGGATTAAATGGATTTAACCAAGCAATTCAAGCTGTTTATCCAAAAGCTGAAATACAAAGATGTATAGTTCATCAGATTCGTTCTTCTTTACGTTATGTTTCTTGGAAAGATAGGAAAGCAGTGGCACGTGAATTAAAAACAATTTATACAGCACCAACAGAAGAAGATGCACAACTTGCACTTACAGAGTTTAATGATATTTGGGGACAAAAATATCCTCATATTGCTCAATCTTGGTTAAATAACTGGAATGAACTTACAACTTTTTTTAAATATCCACAAGCAATAAAAACATTAATCTATACGACAAATCCAATTGAGTCATTAAATTCAACTATAAAAAGAAAAATAGCTTAGAGCGAACACAAAGTGTGAGAAAATCAAAAGGATCTTTCCCAACAATAGATTCAGCTTTTAAAATGTTATATCTTTCAACACAGGAGGTCCAAATAAAATGGGAGAAAAGTAGTATGAGAAATTGGAGTGAGATTTATCCTCCTGACTTCCGCGATAAGACACACAAATCAATATCTTGAAATTTCAAATAATATCTAAAATCTGTTTTTGTATTTCAGATGGATTAATAGGTATTATTTCATCATCTATTTTTACAGCAATTATATGCTCAATAATTTTGCGTAAAAATTTTTGTGAGAAATCAAATTTAACATCATTTAGTTTTAATTTTCTTTCAAACTCTTTATAGATTGCATAAGATACAAACGAAATTAAGATATGAGCTTTTATTCTTGTTTCTAGTCTATGATAAATAGGTCTTATTTTTAGATCAGTCTTTGAGATTCTAAAAGCTCGTTCTACATCATATTGATTATTATAGTGTTCAATTATTTCATTTGCTGTAAGATTAAAATCATTTGTTATAAATCCTTTGATACCATCTAATTTTTGATCTTCAATTATTTTTTGATTATTGATATTAAAAGTGATATCACATTTATGATCATCAATATTAAGATATTTAGCATAGTATGATAGTTTTAAATCTTTTTTTGTGATATTTTTTGTAGTCTTTATTTTCTCTTCTAATCTTTGCAATGCTTTATCTCTATTGTACTTATCTTTTTTTGCTCTTTTGAATGAATATGAAAGCACTAATCTTTGATTTACATTTATTGATTTTGAAACGCTAGTATCTTCATCTATTTTTTCTTTATAGGATATATCTTTATTAAATTTTAGTGTATGAATAGTACCATCATCAATAAATGTTAGATTTGTGATTTTTTCTTTTAAATCACTTGCGATACTTCTTGTTTTAGCAGCTAAAATATATTTATAATTATTCTCTTCTAAATAAGCTATATTTGCATTATTTAACATTCCACGATCAGCTACAACTATAGGTTTATTTGGAAGAACAAATTTCTCTTGGAATTTTTTGAGTATATCTACTAGTGTATGGCCTTCATATTTATTACCCTCATAAACTTCAAAGCTTAATGGATATCCTTGCAGTGTTGTAAACAATCCTAGTTGTATCTGAGGACGTGCTAATTTACCCTCTTTACTAAATCCAATACGTCTAAGATCATCTTCACTCTCACTCTCAAAGTATAATGTTGTTACATCATAAAAGGTTAATACTATTTCACCTTTCATTATATTTTTTGTATATTCAAATACACAGGTCTCTATTTTTGATTTTATTTCATCTTGGTACAAAGTATCTAAAAATCTATATATTTTATCACTTGTTATATCAATATTTTTAAAGTAACTTAGATAGTTTATAAGTTCAAGTTTACTCCCTGGATATAATAATCTTGAAATCACCAAACTTTTAAACAAAAAGTTTTTATCCTCTTTATTCCTAATATTTTTTGTATTTATATCTTTAAATAAATCATTACATCCAATATTATTAAACAATTTTCCAAATATAAGCTCATCACCTATTGGAATAAAGTCTTGTGTATTTAAACTTGAAAGTAGTTCTTTAAGTAGTATCTTTTTATTTGATTCTGATATTTTATTTGCAAAAAGATTTTGAGATAAATCATTGATTTTTACAAGAGCTTTTTCATAAAATTTTTCAATCTCTAGATCTTCAAAACTACAACCAATAGTTTCAACTACTTTGTATCCTCTATTTGTTCTATCTAATATTTGAACACTTATACTACCACTAGCATTTTTCTTTTTTCTAACTCTTAAATTCATAAAGAAATTTTAACAAATATACCCTTGAGACACACAAATAGTGTTTTCTTATTACCTATAAAGCCCTTTATTTAGGGATTCATATTTTTAAATTATTGATTTATTGAGTTATCGCGGAAGTCAGGAATAGCTTAGAGCGAACACAAAGTGTGAGAAAATCAAAAGGATCTTTCCCAACAATAGATTCAGCTTTTAAAATGTTATATCTTTCAACACAGGAGGTCCAAATAAAATGGGAGAAAAGTAGTATGAGAAATTGGAGTGAGATTTATCCTCAACTTTGCATATTTTTCAGTGAAATTATGGAAAAATATACAAAGTGATTAAAAGGGCAACTGGTGGTTTACACAGTTTATTTTACAGGCTCTTTTATTTTTTCATCAATCAAAGCTAATGTTCTTTCTTGTGTTTTATATGATATTTCAGGAAGTTCTCCTCCAAATAGTTCTTTAGCTTCTTCAAAACCTTTAACTATCCCCTCTCGTCCTTTTTCTAAAATTTCTAGATTATCACCTGCAAAACTAAATACAAAATTAGCAACCCTATTAGAAGTTTGAGTTACTCCAAAATATCCCTCATCACTTACTAGTTCTTTTGCTTCATCTTGAGAAAGTTCAATTATAGGTTTACCTGTATATCCTGTATTCTCAAGATTCATTCCACTTTGAGATTCTTTTCCACTTAAAAAATCTAATACATCTTGTTCTTGTGAACTTAAACCAGCTTGAGTTAGAGTATTATCTTTTGTAGTGCTTTGTGCATCCATGGCATAAAGTATATATTGTGAATTCATTGAAATAGATACTTTTACTGCTGATTCATTTACTATTTCTTCTAATGATTTTTCAGCTGCATTTTGGGTATTTTGATTTTCTATATTACTATTTTGATTAAAAGTATTTAATGCAATGTTCAAGGTATTTGTACTGCTTTGAATGTTCATTTTAAATCCTTTATCTTTTACTAGTATTATATAGTTTTTGAGTTTAAATTAAAAACAAAAAGAGAAATTAACTATTTAATTTCAATTTTCATTCTAAAATATCTTGGAAAATTCTCTTTTAAAGAATCATTAATTTTAAGTGGAAAAACTTGAGTAATTGAAGATCTAAAAAGTTCAAAATTATCTTTACTTCCATCCATAAAAGTTAGCTGTTCATATCTTCCATCTTTTAAAATTGTAACTCTTATATTTACAAAAGCATTATCTTTGATCAATGTTTTATCTACGTTACTTTCAATGTTTGCATATATTTTATCTTCAATACTTTTATAAAATATTTCAATGTCTGTTATTTCACTTAAGTTTGGAGTTTCTGTTTCTTTTACTTCTTTTGTTATTTCTTTTTTTACTTCAATTTTATCATCAGGTATAGCTTCAATTATATCTTTAGTCTCTTCTTCTATTTGAACTGGTTTTTCTCTTTGTGTTTGAATAATATCTTCGTTTATTTTTTCATCAGCAACTTTTTCATTGTTTATAGAATCTTTATCAACTTGTGAATCTGTTGAAACATTTCTCTCAACCACTGCTGGTTCATTTTGTATTTCTACTTCTTCATCTGATGCAAAAAAGAAACTATAAACTGCATATATTATTATTCCAATAACAAAAAGTATAATTGTATCTTCAATAAAAGATTTATTTTTCCCTCTCAAATTAACCCCTTTATCTATTTTTCAGCTGTATATATTTCATCAAGTAAACTATCAACAAAATCATCTGGACTAAATTCAATTAAATCATCCTGCTTTTCACCAATTCCCACATAGAATATTGGAAGTTCTAGTTGATTTGAAATAGAAAATAGTGCTCCACCTTTTGCTGTTCCATCAAGTTTTGTTACTATTATACCATTGATTCCAACCATTTCATTAAAAGCACGCGCTTGAGCAATTGCAGTGTTTCCTTGTGTTCCATCTAAAATCATTAGTTTTTGATGAGGGGCACCAATCATTGCTTTTTCACAAACTTTAACAATTTTTTTAAGTTCATTGTTTAGATTTGTTTGTGTTTGTAGTCTTCCTGCTGTGTCTATTATAACATTATCAATATCTCTAGCAATTGCAGCACTTATTGTATCATATGCCACTGCACTTGCATCATGACCTTGTTTTGTTTTAATAATAGGTACCTCTAATTTTGAAGCCCAAGTAGAAAGTTGTTCAATTGCTGCTGCTCTAAATGTATCTCCTGCTCCTAAAATAACTGTTTTTTGATTTTTCTTAGAAATATTTGCAAGTTTTGCAATAGTGGTAGTTTTTCCAGCTCCATTTACTCCAATAATTAATCTAACAAATGGCTTAGGTAAATTTGATAAATCAACTTTTGGTGCATGTTCAAATAACATTACAAGTCTATGTCTTAGTTGTTTTCTAGTAATTTCAGAAGGAAGTCCATTCATAGCTTTTTCTATTATTTCATATTCCATATCCGCTTCAATTAGAAGTTCTTGAATATCATCAAATGATATTTTTTCTTGTTTTTGAGGAACAACAGTTTTTATGCTTGCAAAAGTTTTTTCTAATGCTCTTGAAAAAAAGTTTTTTTTCTCTTGAGGAGTTTCTTCTTTTACCACTTCTATAATTGCAGAAGACATTTCTTTAATTGGCGTAATATCTGCTTCATGCTTTTTTATTGAATCAGATATATTTTCTTCTTCTAAAAATTCTTCATTTTTAACACTATCTTCTTTTTTCTTTTTAAAAAAACTAAACATAAATTACCTTTATTTTTGTAATACTTTTTTAATATCCATTTCCATCATTTCATTTGGAACTAATCCAACATATTTTTGGAAAATAGTACCTTCTTTATTTAATAGATACATAGTTGGAATAGATTTTACTCCACCAATTTCTTTTGCAAATTCAAAACCATCTGGACTATTTGTAACTGTATAGTTTATATTAAACTCTTTTATAAAAGCTAAAATGTCTTCATTTGTTTTCATCTCTTCTAAAAGTATAGAAACCACTACTAAGTCATTTCTGTAATCTTCTTGTAATTTAATAAGATTTGGGATTTCAACTTTACAAGGAGGACACCATGTTGCAAAAAAAGTTAAAAGTACCATTTTATCTGGATGCTCTTTTACAATAATTTTATCATT
This region includes:
- a CDS encoding ribonuclease HI, giving the protein MKKIKLFTDSSVNPQEKIGFAAFLLLDNENIFLDEMKKNIKTKRFEDTSSTKLELQTLLWALDEIENDSNTLIEIYTDCQNIIGLENRRKKLELNDYISSKGKLINNHDLYKFFFKALDNLNLVFIKVKGHKKSSLKDEIDDIFNLVDKASRNALREELANLK
- a CDS encoding lipid A deacylase LpxR family protein, with translation MKLFLKIMPLCLLSLSLNAEVISGFIENDVVNGEDKHYTNGAAFTYLSNKDTNNLDKYDNSFFNLVSKIPTFNNDTKYQTLGMTLSHLTFTPDDIKNTNKIINDLPYAGVVTVDFILYKWEEDFFHQYMVTLGMIGPSSAAENFQKVYHNITGNNESKGWNNQLENDFLYNFSYSYGYKAFKHEFSYGKMDIINNFRVDVGNYNRALMAGSTIRYGNNYPNNFNTIGKVIGANENKLLNLDSKSNKSFGWSVSYGLGYSYTDYFYITNYDKSYGLNKLKDTIVQVISYDTYFDNLVLSFTYKTSKFVSINNKSEYENWGGVSLAYLF
- a CDS encoding YqiA/YcfP family alpha/beta fold hydrolase — translated: MIIYIHGFASSGFGSKAEKFKEYFEDEIITISLPTIPNLAINTLEQLIEAFVSIDEEVNLIGSSLGGFYALYLANKYDLKAVLINPAVNPWGTLDRYEGVDFVTNYYDGSRFEFNANHIKSLKNYEVDFIKTPENFITLLQEDDEVLDFSEAAQKLEDTELIIEEGGSHSFEDIERYFRKISTFFR
- a CDS encoding IS256 family transposase → MNILNKEELRRQIREGKEISLDGILDEFKSLLRESLQTASEEELTSHLGYDKHQESDNPNYRNGHNKKSLKTKYGQVDVSIPRDRDGTFEPKLVPKRERLLKGSEDLILSLYAKGMSVRDIQSHLDDLYGYELSEQTISNITSAILDKAKEWQNRPLESIYPIIFMDATVLKIRVDRAVKNIAAYIMLGITLDGKKDIIGIWIGENETSKYWLTLLNELKNRGVEDVLIFAIDGLNGFNQAIQAVYPKAEIQRCIVHQIRSSLRYVSWKDRKAVARELKTIYTAPTEEDAQLALTEFNDIWGQKYPHIAQSWLNNWNELTTFFKYPQAIKTLIYTTNPIESLNSTIKRKIA
- a CDS encoding IS1634 family transposase gives rise to the protein MNLRVRKKKNASGSISVQILDRTNRGYKVVETIGCSFEDLEIEKFYEKALVKINDLSQNLFANKISESNKKILLKELLSSLNTQDFIPIGDELIFGKLFNNIGCNDLFKDINTKNIRNKEDKNFLFKSLVISRLLYPGSKLELINYLSYFKNIDITSDKIYRFLDTLYQDEIKSKIETCVFEYTKNIMKGEIVLTFYDVTTLYFESESEDDLRRIGFSKEGKLARPQIQLGLFTTLQGYPLSFEVYEGNKYEGHTLVDILKKFQEKFVLPNKPIVVADRGMLNNANIAYLEENNYKYILAAKTRSIASDLKEKITNLTFIDDGTIHTLKFNKDISYKEKIDEDTSVSKSINVNQRLVLSYSFKRAKKDKYNRDKALQRLEEKIKTTKNITKKDLKLSYYAKYLNIDDHKCDITFNINNQKIIEDQKLDGIKGFITNDFNLTANEIIEHYNNQYDVERAFRISKTDLKIRPIYHRLETRIKAHILISFVSYAIYKEFERKLKLNDVKFDFSQKFLRKIIEHIIAVKIDDEIIPINPSEIQKQILDII
- a CDS encoding hydrogenase-4 component G, producing the protein MNIQSSTNTLNIALNTFNQNSNIENQNTQNAAEKSLEEIVNESAVKVSISMNSQYILYAMDAQSTTKDNTLTQAGLSSQEQDVLDFLSGKESQSGMNLENTGYTGKPIIELSQDEAKELVSDEGYFGVTQTSNRVANFVFSFAGDNLEILEKGREGIVKGFEEAKELFGGELPEISYKTQERTLALIDEKIKEPVK
- the ftsY gene encoding signal recognition particle-docking protein FtsY, translating into MSSAIIEVVKEETPQEKKNFFSRALEKTFASIKTVVPQKQEKISFDDIQELLIEADMEYEIIEKAMNGLPSEITRKQLRHRLVMLFEHAPKVDLSNLPKPFVRLIIGVNGAGKTTTIAKLANISKKNQKTVILGAGDTFRAAAIEQLSTWASKLEVPIIKTKQGHDASAVAYDTISAAIARDIDNVIIDTAGRLQTQTNLNNELKKIVKVCEKAMIGAPHQKLMILDGTQGNTAIAQARAFNEMVGINGIIVTKLDGTAKGGALFSISNQLELPIFYVGIGEKQDDLIEFSPDDFVDSLLDEIYTAEK
- a CDS encoding TlpA family protein disulfide reductase; this translates as MQFKTIAFLSILSILFFAGCDSKENKEDTNESKVEKVEIVEKRTEFQLKATDNSIINIKLENDKIIVKEHPDKMVLLTFFATWCPPCKVEIPNLIKLQEDYRNDLVVVSILLEEMKTNEDILAFIKEFNINYTVTNSPDGFEFAKEIGGVKSIPTMYLLNKEGTIFQKYVGLVPNEMMEMDIKKVLQK